Proteins encoded together in one Bactrocera neohumeralis isolate Rockhampton chromosome 4, APGP_CSIRO_Bneo_wtdbg2-racon-allhic-juicebox.fasta_v2, whole genome shotgun sequence window:
- the LOC126754953 gene encoding uncharacterized protein LOC126754953 — protein MDLRNIVVLWLMIAAAEARFEDFVVKDRNDLTRLGYDDDISDEDYELDEASFSNIEFLQQLSEIEPNIMEMLNGVSLENMPPGLLRKLQQFYTMMDSSMCMDDDDMWQTGEFRNSYDINGFDDTLQLE, from the exons ATGGATTTAAGAAATATTGTGGTGCTTTGGTTAATGATTGCAGCAGCCGAAGCCAGATTTGAGGATTTCGTAGTTAAAGATCGG AATGATTTGACTCGGTTGGGTTATGACGATGACATCTCCGATGAGGATTATGAGCTTGATGAAGCTTCGTTTTCTAATATAGAATTTTTGCAGCAATTATCCGAAATCGAACCAAACATTATGGAGATGTTAAATGGCGTTTCATTGGAGAATATGCCTCCGGGTTTGCTCCGGAAACTACAACAATTTTACACAATGATGGACTCATCAATGTGCATGGACGACGATGATATGTGGCAGACTGGGGAATTTCGGAACTCCTACGATATAAATGGCTTCGATGATACACTACAACTTGAATAA
- the LOC126755548 gene encoding general transcription factor IIH subunit 1 produces the protein MTTSSEDVLLQMGEVRYKKGDGTLYVMNERLAWMAENRDTVAVSHRFADIKMQKISPEGKPKVQLQVVLHDGNSSTFHFVNRNGLQAVLEDRDKVKELLQQLLPNFKRKVDKELEEKNRILSENPNLLQLYKDLVITQVLTSEEFWATHAKEHAMKKNNKKQDIGVSGAFLADIKPQTDGCNGLKYNLTPDIILCIFKTYPAVKRKHQENVPSKMTEAEFWTKFFQSHYFHRDRITAGSKDIFTECGKIDDQTLKAAVQQGAGDPLLDLKQFEDVPLEEGFCSVAGDRNISNSGNIVHQNMIKRFNQHSIMVLKTCADVSGSSTSTANGPATKIKDSKSTENATANGGVEKSKSSKEGKVSDADTNSASNSTANGVLGSPDKPAKRQRIIEKIHYEDLGEPLIEAADTTDSTQKIKKSQQLSLAKEERYLHGPMPITGYDMHEDPRRMEEIQYHLMRATETWNQRTPAKVLVSPTAAVNALGELSPGGALMRGFHEQSVGQLVPPDFEKDLRNLYLSLSELLKHFWNCFPPTTAEAEERAVRMHDALQRFKMAKLVPFESRALHELSPLGASLTQHLNRLLQSANTKFATWQERKKRQNR, from the exons ATGACGACGAGCAGCGAGGATGTGCTGCTGCAAATGGGCGAAGTGCGTTATAAAAAAGGTGATGGCACGCTCTACGTAATGAATGAACGTCTGGCATGGATGGCGGAAAATCGTGATACTGTTGCGGTGTCACATCGTTTTGCCGACATTAAAA TGCAGAAAATATCGCCTGAAGGaaaaccaaaagtgcaacttcAAGTTGTTTTACATGATGGTAACAGTTCCACTTTCCATTTTGTCAATCGAAATGGACTGCAAGCGGTGCTTGAAGACCGTGATAAAGTGAAGGAGTTGCTGCAACAGCTACTTCCAAACTTCAAACGAAAAGTAGATAAGGAATTGGAAGAGAAAAACCGCATACTTTCGGAAAATCCTAATTTGTTGCAACTCTATAAGGATTTAGTTATAACACAAGTTCTTACTAGTGAAGAGTTTTGGGCTACCCACGCCAAGGAGCATGcgatgaagaaaaataataaaaaacaggATATTG GTGTTTCCGGCGCCTTTCttgctgacataaagccacaaacTGATGGTTGCAACGGCCTGAAATATAACTTAACCCCCGACATAATACTGTGTATATTTAAGACGTATCCCGCCGTGAAAAGAAAGCATCAAGAAAATGTTCCTTCTAAAATGACGGAAGCTGAATTCTGGACCAAATTTTTCCAGTCACATTACTTTCATCGTGATCGTATTACAGCTGGTTCCAAAGATATTTTTACGGAATGTGGAAAAATTGATGATCAAACTTTAAAAGCTGCAGTCCAACAAGGAGCTGGCGATCCTTTGCTCGATTTGAAGCAGTTTGAAGATGTACCGTTGGAGGAGGGTTTTTGCAGTGTAGCCGGCGATCGTAACATATCAAATAGTGGTAATATTGTCCatcaaaatatgataaaaagGTTTAACCAACATTCAATAATGGTGCTGAAGACTTGTGCCGATGTGTCTGGCAGCTCTACTTCAACAGCTAATGGACCGGCAACTAAAATAAAAGACTCCAAAAGCACAGAAAACGCTACCGCTAATGGAGGAGTTGAAAAATCCAAATCATCAAAGGAGGGCAAAGTAAGTGATGCTGATACTAATTCAGCAAGCAATTCCACTGCCAACGGCGTACTTGGAAGCCCCGATAAGCCGGCGAAACGTCAACGGattatagaaaaaattcatTATGAGGATCTTGGTGAACCGTTAATAGAAGCAGCTGATACAACTGATAgcacacaaaaaataaagaaatcgcAACAATTGTCACTAGCCAAAGAAGAGCGGTATTTACACGGTCCCATGCCAATAACCGGATATGATATGCATGAAGATCCACGTCGTAtggaagaaattcaatatcattTAATGCGTGCCACAGAAACCTGGAACCAACGTACGCCAGCCAAGGTTTTGGTTAGTCCTACGGCAGCGGTGAATGCACTGGGCGAGCTGAGTCCGGGTGGTGCGCTGATGCGTGGCTTTCATGAGCAATCAGTTGGTC agTTGGTGCCTCCTGATTTCGAGAAGGATTTACGTAATTTATATTTATCGCTGTCAGAATTGTTGAAACATTTCTGGAACTGCTTCCCACCAACCACCGCCGAAGCCGAAGAGAGAGCCGTACGCATGCATGATGCGCTTCAACGCTTTAAGATGGCCAAACTGGTGCCGTTCGAG agcCGTGCATTGCATGAGCTCTCTCCGTTGGGTGCTTCCCTCACTCAGCATTTGAATCGACTGCTGCAGTCGGCCAACACGAAATTTGCAACATGGCAAGAGCGAAAGAAGCGCCAAAATAGGTAA
- the LOC126755549 gene encoding uncharacterized protein LOC126755549, with product MAVRQNTGFCLRLLSFLWCSNLCCGAAFFPTNSAYGIFAAIAVPLELPHRNVFISYNFEANYNLPYTWNLPPIANGIEDDDVLTQARNFQHLNQTVGCTNCTVQNVTADTTTTTTAAPTVNSTSYAKESAARTRRRTEGVPNSLLTRTHFYHILMDKFKRSGYNAEHCLLRLICETNSSGLGEVNGVLGTLVHIMFSPSTSAHENLPLPYYQAEVDGSFGFCEEYAADCQENPLDLISAPLGDIIDELMNSK from the exons ATGGCCGTACGACAAAATACGGGCTTTTGTTTGCGGCTTCTGAGCTTTCTTTGGTGTAGTAACCTGTGTTGTGGTGCCGCGTTTTTTCCAACCAATTCCGCATATGGT ATTTTTGCCGCCATCGCGGTGCCGTTGGAGCTGCCACATCGCAATGTCTTTATCTCTTACAATTTTGAAGCGAACTACAATTTGCCGTACACGTGGAACCTGCCGCCAATAGCg AATGGTATCGAAGATGATGATGTCTTGACTCAAGCTAGGAACTTTCAACATTTGAATCAGACGGTAGGTTGTACTAACTGTACGGTTCAGAATGTTACTGcagatacaacaacaacaacaacagcagcgccTACAGTGAATTCAACAAGTTACGCTAAAGAATCGGCTGCAAGAACACGGCGACGGACGGAAGGTGTGCCAAATTCATTGCTAACGCGCACCCACTTCTACCACATACTCATGGATAAATTCAAAAG AAGCGGCTATAATGCTGAGCACTGCTTGCTGCGTTTGATTTGCGAAACGAATTCCTCCGGTCTGGGTGAGGTGAACGGAGTTCTCGGCACACTAGTTCATATAATGTTTTC TCCCAGCACATCGGCGCATGAAAATCTTCCACTTCCCTACTATCAAGCCGAAGTAGATGGTTCGTTTGGATTTTGTGAAGAGTACGCAGCGGATTGCCAAGAAAACCCTTTGGATTTAATCTCTGCGCCGCTTGGCGATATTATCGACGAATTAATGAATagtaaatga
- the LOC126754834 gene encoding activity-regulated cytoskeleton associated protein 2-like, translating to MSTGRMSDEQFQQLLATIRALGPQHSEQQQQQQANKAKSSFGNCNVRFHGQRDNDAVEEFVNAIETYKDMEGISDQDALKGLPLLFQGIASTWWKGVRRDAKSWQDALQLLRDHFSPTKPPYQIYVEIFESKQSEHTPIDTFVCQKRALIAKLPEGRHDVETELDFVYGLLDAKYKQQIPRHEVKTYRELLEKGRNLERHNTVGRRH from the coding sequence ATGTCGACTGGTCGCATGTCCGATGAGCAATTTCAACAATTACTCGCAACTATACGAGCGCTGGGTCCACAACACAGcgaacagcagcagcagcaacaagctAACAAGGCGAAAAGCAGTTTTGGCAATTGTAATGTACGCTTCCATGGTCAGCGTGACAACGATGCCGTCGAGGAGTTCGTCAACGCCATTGAAACCTACAAGGACATGGAAGGCATCAGCGATCAAGACGCGCTAAAAGGTTTGCCGCTTCTCTTTCAAGGTATTGCTTCCACATGGTGGAAGGGCGTACGACGCGATGCGAAGTCGTGGCAAGATGCTCTACAACTGTTGCGCGACCACTTTTCGCCGACGAAACCACCCTATCAAATATACGTGGAGATTTTCGAATCAAAACAGTCCGAGCACACGCCCATTGATACATTTGTTTGTCAGAAGCGTGCTCTGATAGCGAAGCTGCCGGAGGGGCGACACGATGTGGAGACTGAGCTAGATTTTGTTTATGGTCTGCTGGAtgcaaaatataaacaacaaatacCGCGACATGAAGTTAAAACATATCGAGAGCTTTTAGAGAAGGGACGCAATTTGGAGCGACACAACACCGTAGGTAGACGCCACTGA
- the LOC126755223 gene encoding uncharacterized protein LOC126755223: protein MAFAYILTVLTACLFAHTQAAAFNCSEPPNLGHFDVHSCCRMPEVDLGETPAKCAAYIKTLNAQARNMMNGMGGNNNNTNNNNNMNNPAAEFPAYAHICYPDCVYRETGALVENEFNMENVKKFLNKNVHKRDKDIIPQIARSFQSCLDYIKGHMAAVGIKTYAKLPMGCSPLASMMYSCVNAETFLHCPAKMWKNEGPCNVAKSFAAQCNPLPHVPLPIG from the exons GCTCACACCCAAGCGGCCGCCTTCAATTGCTCGGAACCACCAAATCTGGGCCACTTT GATGTTCACAGTTGCTGTCGGATGCCAGAAGTCGACTTGGGCGAAACGCCAGCAAAATGCGCCGCCTATATAAAAACGCTCAACGCACAAGCGAGAAATATGATGAACGGCATGggcggcaacaataacaacaccaacaacaataataatatgaataatCCAGCAGCCGAATTTCCAGCTTACGCACACATT tgctATCCAGATTGTGTTTACCGTGAGACAGGCGCCCTGGTCGAAAACGAATTTAATATGGAGAACGTCAAAAAATTCCTCAACAAAAACGTCCACAAGCGCGACAAGGATATTATACCGCAGATTGCGCGCTCCTTCCAGAGTTGCCTGGACTACA TCAAGGGTCACATGGCGGCGGTGGGCATTAAAACGTATGCCAAACTGCCGATGGGCTGCTCACCTTTAGCCAGCATGATGTACAGTTGTGTCAACGCGGAGACCTTCCTGCACTGCCCCGCCAAGATGTGGAAGAACGAGGGGCCCTGTAATGTGGCGAAGAGCTTTGCGGCACAGTGTAATCCACTGCCGCACGTGCCACTGCCAATTGGATAA